The DNA segment GAACCATCCCGACCGGTTGCGATGGAACGAGCGTTACCGCGCGCACGACGGTGGGTTCGAACCGCACCCGTTGTCCTCGGCCGCGGCCGTGGAGGGACTGCCGGAGGGGCCGGTGCTCGAACTCGCCTGCGGGCGCTCCGGTTCGGCGCTCGCGCTCGCCGCGAAGGGACGGATGGTCGTCGCCGTCGATGTGTCCGATGTGGCTATGGCGGATCTCAGAAAACGAGCTCAGGACAAGGGAGTTGCCGAACTGGTCCACTGTGTACTCGCCGATGCCTCGGAATACCGGCCGGCTGACGACTTC comes from the Prauserella marina genome and includes:
- a CDS encoding methyltransferase domain-containing protein; translation: MPEPPENHPDRLRWNERYRAHDGGFEPHPLSSAAAVEGLPEGPVLELACGRSGSALALAAKGRMVVAVDVSDVAMADLRKRAQDKGVAELVHCVLADASEYRPADDFALVLATRYWDPSAFTIAVGAVKPGGLLGWEALAVPGEHEGALPPWHIRHGDLAALVPEGWTVLAEELIRQGHRRFSRVLARKAGPP